The genomic window atcctAAGTTATGTAAAGcaaagaatatatataggAGAAATCAGAAAGtagtatttatacatatttttctgttaattgttacaaaatgcaaatttgagatattctttatttgtcaatcaatacattaaatacaattgtaacaagttatattaatatttcagtaaGATGGGAAAAGTAATCGTAAAAAGTAACACATTCATACGCAAAtgttctagtttattgttacACATTTACagtaagaaaaatgtatttttcatgaCAATGTTACACTGTCAATGCCAAAGTACAGttataacttaaaaatttatcattaaaagaGACAGTCCAATTGATTCCACATTCCCCTTATAGCTCGTAATAGAGCAGGTACTTGTTAAAGTGTCCTAGGTTTTATATaacttaatttaaattatacacaCATGAACGCGCATACACAACATCCTCATACTCCAGGAAACCACATGTTTCTGCTGCTAAATTATTTCGTATCTTTGGAGTTGTACTTTTCAGTCCAAAATAGGTATGGACACAACAAACAACTGGCCAAAGTTAACATGGCACCATAATTGGTAGAATTTGTGAAACATTAAATATGATGGTGTCCCACATTACTCTGACGGATTAGTTATTGTATTGCGAACAaagaatgtattattatttgcagATGCACTAATGAATGTATTAACGCTTTCTTTCTGTGAAAAAGGTCCTTAAAACATACACCTGCCCCACAGATATGATCAAAATTGTAAGTGTTTCCATAATGGACCATAAGAGCACACGAGTATTCAAATCTTCTGCACGTTTACGACCTTGCGCTTCTCTTAATCGATGATGTGTTTGATAGTCTAAAATACTATTCAAATGCTTATGTACTTCTTCAGCCGAAGATTCCatctaaaacaaaatatttatatgactTTTATTTTGATcttacaaacattttattttatattttatatataatataaaaataattgacatAAATATTACCTGTGTCATAACAGTTACATGCTCCCCAACTGGTAATTGATCACCCACTCTGAAATCCATGTAAACAAGTTTGTGTGAAAATGTTGAGAATTCATTGCTAAAACAGGCTTTATATACTCCTGATATTGATGCTGTAAATTGATGTGAATCAAACtgtgtttttatttgtttataaatgaTTTCTGTATTTGGTGCTTCTAAAATTACATCAACATCATATTGTCCACCTGTCACAACctaaaaaacatttatttgatTGAAATCATACCATCTTTATAACCTATAAAAGAATTCTTTGGAGAACATGTTAAATTTTAGTGTCAATATTGCAAAGTTGCAACATGTTTGTATTTCAATGACAAGTTGGTAACGACTACAAAATTAAATGTGGCTGACATTATTGCGTCGAAATAAACTACATATATtgcttgtaaattttattttaataactacACATTACCAAAAGAAGtatcttattaaataataaataatctatgtACCTGGAATTCGAGCATTGCTGTCGTGTTCTGTTTGATCTCTTCGTAGAAACATTGTTTCGCATTGTCAGGTAGTTCGAAGGATAGTTCGACACCACCAGTACGTAATATGGTACCAAACAGCGAGACAAGCAGCAAACAAATTGACCAGTAGTTCATTCTTCGTTAGTTTAGtgtcttttataaattattcacatTTAAGTTCGAAAAAGATTTTAAGATA from Bombus pyrosoma isolate SC7728 linkage group LG8, ASM1482585v1, whole genome shotgun sequence includes these protein-coding regions:
- the LOC122570376 gene encoding transmembrane emp24 domain-containing protein 7-like, translated to MNYWSICLLLVSLFGTILRTGGVELSFELPDNAKQCFYEEIKQNTTAMLEFQVVTGGQYDVDVILEAPNTEIIYKQIKTQFDSHQFTASISGVYKACFSNEFSTFSHKLVYMDFRVGDQLPVGEHVTVMTQMESSAEEVHKHLNSILDYQTHHRLREAQGRKRAEDLNTRVLLWSIMETLTILIISVGQVYVLRTFFTERKR